The proteins below come from a single Pedobacter sp. MC2016-14 genomic window:
- a CDS encoding FecR family protein → MKPEEINHAFWLADQISNYLNASLTAGQISELFAWVEKSQENRLLFEEMMNEQQLIAEHAKFARFDKAKALQKVLPRLDKRPSLLKIYKDWRYAVSAACLFIALGIVIIFLNSEQDINEKYKSFAKNDIAPGNRSATLTLANGRRINLTAATKGELLQDAGLKITKTSSGQIVYEIAEDKTVSDKTAYHTLSTSRGQTYKVVLPDQSVVWLNAASSLMYPTSFARLKERRVFLEGEGYFEVKHNRQPFFVKTNTQTIEDLGTSFNVNAYTDEPDVKTTLVEGSVKINGSVLLKPSEQGLNKEGSITVRGADVNQITAWKNGDFIFKNDDFKSIMRQLSRWYNVEIVYDDSAPDNVELGGYMSRSKNISSILKIMEITGKVHFKLEGRRVIVSR, encoded by the coding sequence ATGAAACCAGAGGAAATAAATCATGCTTTTTGGCTTGCAGACCAGATCAGCAATTACCTGAACGCTAGTTTAACTGCCGGTCAAATTTCAGAACTGTTTGCCTGGGTAGAAAAAAGCCAGGAAAATCGTCTGTTGTTTGAAGAGATGATGAATGAGCAGCAGCTGATTGCTGAGCATGCAAAATTTGCGAGATTTGACAAGGCAAAGGCTTTGCAAAAGGTATTACCAAGGTTGGATAAAAGGCCCTCATTGCTAAAAATTTACAAGGATTGGAGATATGCGGTGTCGGCCGCCTGTTTATTTATTGCTTTGGGAATAGTTATAATCTTTTTAAACTCAGAACAGGATATTAACGAAAAGTACAAATCATTCGCTAAAAATGATATTGCTCCCGGTAATCGTTCGGCAACGTTAACACTTGCCAACGGAAGAAGGATTAATTTGACTGCTGCCACAAAGGGTGAACTACTACAAGATGCAGGACTAAAGATTACTAAAACTTCCAGCGGCCAGATTGTTTACGAAATTGCTGAAGATAAGACTGTAAGTGACAAAACAGCTTATCATACCCTGTCAACATCAAGAGGGCAAACATACAAAGTAGTACTGCCTGATCAATCTGTAGTATGGTTAAACGCAGCATCGAGCTTAATGTACCCTACTTCGTTTGCCCGTTTAAAAGAACGAAGGGTGTTTTTAGAAGGTGAGGGCTATTTTGAGGTAAAGCACAATCGCCAGCCATTTTTTGTGAAAACAAATACCCAAACCATAGAAGACCTGGGGACCTCCTTTAATGTTAATGCTTATACCGATGAGCCGGATGTAAAAACTACCCTGGTAGAAGGAAGTGTAAAAATAAATGGATCAGTCCTTCTTAAACCTTCGGAGCAGGGATTAAATAAAGAAGGTTCAATTACCGTTAGAGGCGCAGATGTTAACCAAATTACCGCCTGGAAAAACGGCGATTTTATATTTAAAAATGATGATTTCAAAAGTATCATGAGGCAGTTGTCAAGATGGTACAACGTAGAGATTGTTTACGACGATTCTGCACCGGACAATGTAGAACTGGGCGGCTACATGTCTCGCTCAAAAAATATTTCATCGATTTTAAAGATCATGGAGATTACTGGAAAAGTTCATTTTAAATTAGAAGGAAGGAGGGTAATTGTGAGCAGATAA
- a CDS encoding RNA polymerase sigma-70 factor, translating to MASKTKTNLPELFSSFKQGDQNAFSQIFNHFYQSLCYFGERITGDDMSTEDIVQDIFVRLWQKYADFETIESLKSFLFVSVRNACFNYLERNAVKLKHQEHLSFQGEIQEITVLQAMIRAEVLRQVFDAVDTLPEQCRRVIKMTFEEGKKPKEIAEELGVTVSTVNNQKMRGISLLKDRLPGDELTIALSILVPAVAAYTK from the coding sequence ATGGCATCAAAGACAAAAACAAACCTACCGGAATTATTTTCTTCTTTTAAACAGGGAGATCAAAATGCCTTTAGTCAAATTTTTAATCATTTCTATCAGTCGCTTTGCTATTTTGGAGAGCGGATTACCGGAGATGACATGAGCACAGAAGACATCGTTCAGGATATTTTTGTCCGTTTATGGCAAAAATACGCTGATTTCGAAACCATAGAATCACTCAAATCATTTTTGTTTGTAAGTGTTAGAAATGCTTGCTTCAATTACCTGGAACGCAATGCTGTAAAGTTGAAGCATCAGGAACATTTGTCTTTTCAGGGAGAAATACAGGAAATCACCGTGCTACAGGCTATGATCAGGGCTGAAGTATTGCGGCAAGTTTTTGATGCTGTGGATACCTTGCCTGAACAGTGCAGAAGGGTAATTAAGATGACCTTTGAGGAAGGTAAAAAGCCAAAGGAAATTGCAGAAGAACTGGGGGTAACGGTAAGTACAGTCAATAACCAAAAGATGCGCGGCATTTCTTTGCTCAAAGATCGCCTTCCGGGCGATGAGCTTACCATTGCGCTTTCAATTCTGGTTCCGGCAGTGGCAGCCTACACAAAATAG